CTGGTACACGTTCCGAGACGGTTGCGGTGATTTCTTCGTGATGGACGTTCGCACCGAGCGTGTGCTCGGAGGTCCCGGCGAGGCTCGGCTCGTGAGCTCTGAGCAGATGGGCGCGCTATTGAGCTGGCTGAGGGATGGCTCCGGCCGGGTGAAGCTCGTCGTGAGCTCCGTTCCGTTGTTTCCCGAGACGAGAGCGAAGACCGACGATCACTGGACCGGCTTTCCCCGAGATCGGCACGCTTTGCTCTCCCACATCGTCGAACATCGTATCGAGAGGGTGGTCTTTCTTTCCGGAGACATTCACGCGTCGCTCTCTGCCGAGCTCTGCGGCATCGAGGGGACAAAGATCAGGCTCATCTCGGTCATCTCGTCCCCTTTGTTCTGGCCCTATCCCGAAGCTGCCCATCGCTCTCTCGTACTCGAAGGCACTCTCCGGTCGAGCAACTACGTGCTCGAGCTCCAACGCGCCGGTCCCGTGTATTCAACCGACAATTTCACGCGACTCACGGTCGACCCCGATCGCATCACCGTTTCGGTCTTCTCGCGGAAGGGCGATCCGCTGCCGCCCGACAAGGTTCATTATTTCTAGCTCCCTTTCCTCCGGAATGGGGTTCCCACCGGCAAAGCTTGACCAGTCTCATGTGTACATCTAAGATGTACACATGAGACCGAAGAGGGAGGTATCGATATCCGATGCCCGTGAGAACCTTCCGTCGCTGGTGCGCGATGTGGAACGTGGACTCACGGTCACGTTGACGAGAAGGGGTGAGCCGGTTGCGGTGCTGATATCGACCGAGCGCTACCGCGCCCACATGAAGAGCTCCATCCCCCTGAGCCGGGCCATTCAGGACTTTCGATCGGCTCACGATCTCCGCGAGCTGGATATCGAGTCCGCCTACGAAGGGGTTCGGGATCGGTCAAAGGGCAGAGATATTGGGCTTTGAATCTGTCTTACCTCCTCGATACGAATGTCCTCTCGGAGCCTGTAAAACCCACTCCAAATCCTGGCGTTCAACGAAAGCTTGCCGAGAACGAGGAGTGCGTCGCCATCGCGTCCCTCGTGTGGCACGAGCTCTTGTTCGGATGCTACCGACTGCCCGCCTCACACCGACGCACGATGCTGGAGAGATATCTACGCGATGTCATTGCCCCGCACGTACCCGTTCTCGGCTATGACGATGCGGCGGCGGCTTGGCACGCCTCCGAACGGGCTCGGCTCGAGACCGACGGGAAGCCGCCGTCGTTCGTGGACGGACAGATCGCGGCGATTGCTCGAGTCAACACTTTGGTCCTCGTCACGGCTAACGTCAGTCACTATGAGTGCTTCGAAGGCCTGACGATCGAGGACTGGCGTTCGGACTAGTCGTACATTCCGTTGGAGGAGAACTCCCCTAGCTTTCGCCGAGCTCGAACGACCCCTTCTGACCGTACACCCACCCAAGAGTTTGAAGGCGACGAGATGAACCTCACTTTCCAATCAAGTCTTCGAGCCGGTCCAGGGTCGTGCTCCAGCCGGCATCGTGCCGGTCCCGGGACTCCCAGTTGGGAAACCGTTCGTGTGTCACGACGACCTCGGTCTCGCTTCCGACCTGCTCGATCCGAACGATTACCAGCGTCTCGATGCCGGCGTGGGGGTCCGGAGCCTCCCAAGTCCAGGTGAACACGAGGCGATGGGGAGCCGAGATCTCTCGAAACGTACCGAGCACGATAGTTCGATGGCCGTCGGGGAAGCAGAACCCGAATCGGTACCTTCCACCGACTGAAAGGTCGTACTCGAGAACCTCGACTCCGATGTCCCCGCTCGGTGAGAACCATCGGGCGAGAAGCGACGGCTCGGTGAACGCTCGGTAGACGGTCTCGGGCGGGGCGCGAAAACGACGTCTGACAAAGACCGCAAGCTGAATCGCCAATTCTTGGTGTCGCTATTGCTTTCGTCGTCGTGAGCGTCGCCTTCGGGGTCGTTTGCCGGGGCGGCTCGGCTCGCGAGGCGGGGGCGCCTCGGCCGCGCGCTTCTCGCCGTTCGGCGGCTCGTCGACGGTGACGGGCGCCCCGAAATCCCGTTGCATCAGGTAGGCGATGAGCCGGGCGCGCTCGGGATGCTCGCAAATCGCATCCACGACGCGACGAAGGTCGGCGATGTCGTCTTCCGGCACCTCCTTCGCTTCGTCCACCAGCAGGGCCACGAGCCGCTCCGTCTTGCGCGCTTCGACCTCTTCTTCCG
The nucleotide sequence above comes from Vicinamibacteria bacterium. Encoded proteins:
- a CDS encoding type II toxin-antitoxin system VapC family toxin, which codes for MNLSYLLDTNVLSEPVKPTPNPGVQRKLAENEECVAIASLVWHELLFGCYRLPASHRRTMLERYLRDVIAPHVPVLGYDDAAAAWHASERARLETDGKPPSFVDGQIAAIARVNTLVLVTANVSHYECFEGLTIEDWRSD
- a CDS encoding alkaline phosphatase D family protein; protein product: YPAAMHAYQVYQASHSPLFPVRGHRIEGTPEKLWYTFRDGCGDFFVMDVRTERVLGGPGEARLVSSEQMGALLSWLRDGSGRVKLVVSSVPLFPETRAKTDDHWTGFPRDRHALLSHIVEHRIERVVFLSGDIHASLSAELCGIEGTKIRLISVISSPLFWPYPEAAHRSLVLEGTLRSSNYVLELQRAGPVYSTDNFTRLTVDPDRITVSVFSRKGDPLPPDKVHYF
- a CDS encoding SRPBCC domain-containing protein, with protein sequence MAIQLAVFVRRRFRAPPETVYRAFTEPSLLARWFSPSGDIGVEVLEYDLSVGGRYRFGFCFPDGHRTIVLGTFREISAPHRLVFTWTWEAPDPHAGIETLVIVRIEQVGSETEVVVTHERFPNWESRDRHDAGWSTTLDRLEDLIGK
- a CDS encoding type II toxin-antitoxin system Phd/YefM family antitoxin — protein: MRPKREVSISDARENLPSLVRDVERGLTVTLTRRGEPVAVLISTERYRAHMKSSIPLSRAIQDFRSAHDLRELDIESAYEGVRDRSKGRDIGL